The Pseudofrankia inefficax genome window below encodes:
- the rpoZ gene encoding DNA-directed RNA polymerase subunit omega — translation MSGTPAQPEGITNPPIDELLEATDSKYSLVIYAAKRARQINAYYSQLGEGLLEYVGPLVEPTSAQEKPLSIALREINAGLLTHEAAPESLPPVS, via the coding sequence TTGTCCGGTACGCCGGCCCAGCCCGAGGGCATCACCAACCCGCCGATCGACGAGCTGCTCGAGGCCACCGACTCGAAGTACAGCCTGGTGATCTACGCGGCCAAGCGAGCCCGCCAGATCAACGCCTACTACTCCCAGCTCGGCGAGGGCCTGCTGGAGTACGTCGGCCCGCTGGTGGAGCCGACCAGCGCCCAGGAGAAGCCGCTGTCGATCGCGCTGCGCGAGATCAACGCGGGGCTGCTCACGCACGAGGCGGCTCCCGAGTCGCTGCCGCCCGTCTCCTGA
- the metK gene encoding methionine adenosyltransferase, which yields MATRLFTSESVTEGHPDKIADQISDSILDAMLKDDPKSRVAVETLITTGQVHVAGEVTTKTYVDIASVVREKILEIGYDSSKKGFDGASCGVSVSIGSQSPDIAQGVDTAHETRVEGSVEDELDKQGAGDQGLMFGFACDETPELMPLPIALAHRLARRLSAVRKDGQVGYLRPDGKTQVTIEYVDGRPVRLDTVVVSSQHAADIDLETLLAPDVKEYVVDPELATLDIATDGVRLLVNPTGRFEIGGPMGDAGLTGRKIIVDTYGGYARHGGGAFSGKDPSKVDRSAAYAMRWVAKNVVAAGLATKCEVQVAYAIGKAHPVGLFVETFGTGVVPDEQISDAITTVFDLRPAAIIRDLDLLRPIYAPTAAYGHFGRPELDFTWESTGRAEALAKLVKG from the coding sequence GTGGCGACGCGCCTGTTCACGTCCGAGTCCGTCACCGAGGGACACCCGGACAAGATCGCTGACCAGATCAGCGACTCCATCCTCGACGCGATGCTCAAGGACGACCCGAAGAGCCGGGTCGCCGTCGAGACCCTGATCACCACCGGGCAGGTGCACGTCGCCGGCGAGGTCACCACCAAGACCTACGTCGACATCGCCTCGGTCGTCCGGGAGAAGATCCTGGAGATCGGGTACGACTCGTCCAAGAAGGGCTTCGACGGGGCCTCCTGCGGCGTCAGCGTCTCGATCGGCTCGCAGTCGCCCGACATCGCCCAGGGCGTCGACACGGCCCACGAGACCCGCGTCGAGGGCTCGGTCGAGGACGAGCTGGACAAGCAGGGTGCCGGCGACCAGGGCCTCATGTTCGGCTTCGCCTGCGACGAGACCCCCGAGCTGATGCCGCTGCCGATCGCGCTCGCGCACCGGCTGGCCCGTCGGCTGTCCGCGGTCCGCAAGGACGGCCAGGTCGGCTACCTGCGCCCGGACGGCAAGACCCAGGTCACGATCGAGTACGTCGACGGCCGGCCGGTCCGGCTCGACACCGTGGTCGTCTCCAGCCAGCACGCGGCCGACATCGACCTCGAGACGCTGCTGGCGCCCGACGTCAAGGAGTACGTCGTCGACCCCGAGCTGGCGACGCTGGACATCGCCACCGACGGCGTCCGGCTGCTGGTGAACCCGACCGGCCGCTTCGAGATCGGCGGGCCGATGGGCGACGCCGGCCTCACCGGCCGCAAGATCATCGTTGACACCTACGGCGGCTACGCCCGTCACGGCGGCGGCGCGTTCTCCGGCAAGGACCCGTCCAAGGTCGACCGGTCCGCCGCCTACGCGATGCGCTGGGTCGCCAAGAACGTCGTCGCCGCGGGCCTCGCCACCAAGTGCGAGGTCCAGGTCGCCTACGCGATCGGCAAGGCGCACCCGGTCGGCCTGTTCGTCGAGACCTTCGGCACCGGCGTCGTCCCGGACGAGCAGATCTCCGACGCGATCACCACGGTCTTCGACCTGCGTCCGGCCGCGATCATCCGCGACCTCGACCTGCTCCGCCCGATCTACGCCCCGACCGCGGCGTACGGCCACTTCGGCCGCCCCGAGCTGGACTTCACCTGGGAGTCCACCGGCCGCGCCGAGGCCCTTGCCAAGCTCGTCAAGGGCTGA
- the gmk gene encoding guanylate kinase, whose translation MGLTVLSGPSGVGKGTVVAAVRRLFPDVWVSVSATTRLPRPGETEGVEYHFVDRDHFVRMAKDGELVEHAEFAGNWYGTPRAPLERRLTTGLPALLEIELQGARQVRASMPSARFVFLTPPSWEELVRRLTGRGTEPPEVIERRLDRARVELAAEKEFDAVVVNDDVEAAAARLVSLMTDS comes from the coding sequence ATGGGACTCACCGTCTTGTCCGGGCCGTCCGGGGTGGGCAAAGGAACCGTCGTCGCCGCCGTGCGCCGGCTTTTCCCCGATGTCTGGGTATCGGTGAGCGCGACGACCCGCTTGCCCCGCCCGGGTGAGACCGAGGGCGTCGAGTACCACTTCGTCGACCGGGACCACTTCGTGCGGATGGCCAAGGACGGCGAGCTGGTCGAGCACGCCGAGTTCGCCGGCAACTGGTACGGCACCCCACGCGCGCCGCTGGAGCGGCGGCTCACCACCGGGCTGCCCGCGCTGCTGGAAATTGAGCTGCAAGGTGCCCGTCAGGTCCGCGCGTCGATGCCGTCCGCCCGCTTCGTCTTTCTCACCCCGCCCAGCTGGGAGGAGCTCGTCCGCCGGCTGACCGGCCGGGGCACCGAGCCGCCCGAGGTCATCGAGCGCCGGCTCGACCGGGCCCGCGTCGAGCTGGCCGCCGAGAAGGAGTTCGACGCGGTCGTCGTCAACGACGACGTCGAGGCCGCCGCGGCGCGGTTGGTATCCTTGATGACTGACTCATGA
- the coaBC gene encoding bifunctional phosphopantothenoylcysteine decarboxylase/phosphopantothenate--cysteine ligase CoaBC — protein MSGAAPGGGRPRVVLGVAGGIAAYKALEVLRRLTETGHDVRVVPTPAALRFVGETTFAALSGHPVHTDVWADADEVAHVRIGREADLVLIVPATADLMARAAAGRADDLLTGTLLTARCPVVYAPAMHTEMWEHPATRANVATLRERGAVVIDPAVGRLTGPDSGAGRLPEPAEIAAVARAVLALGPRAASPDLGGRHVVVSAGGTREHLDPVRFLGNSSSGRQGYALARAAVARGARVTLVAANVALPDPAGAGVVRVVSALDLRDAVHAAAADADVVVMTAAVADFRPAKRVDHKIKKEAGVPAPVELEANPDVLAELVATRATRPSGQLLVGFAAETGGPDGDVLTLGRAKLARKPADLLVVNEVGAGLGFEVDHNAAVVLGSDGSTTTIERTTKDLLAHRVLDLVAARLRRDISRV, from the coding sequence GTGTCCGGCGCAGCGCCGGGCGGCGGCCGCCCGCGCGTCGTCCTCGGGGTGGCCGGCGGCATCGCCGCCTACAAGGCGCTGGAGGTGCTGCGCCGGCTCACCGAGACCGGGCATGACGTCCGGGTGGTCCCGACGCCGGCCGCGTTGCGGTTCGTGGGCGAGACGACCTTCGCCGCGCTGTCGGGCCACCCCGTCCACACCGATGTCTGGGCCGACGCCGACGAGGTCGCCCACGTGCGGATCGGCCGTGAGGCGGACCTGGTGCTCATCGTGCCGGCGACCGCCGACCTGATGGCCAGGGCCGCGGCCGGGCGCGCCGACGACCTGCTGACCGGCACGCTGCTGACCGCCCGCTGCCCGGTCGTCTACGCCCCCGCGATGCACACCGAGATGTGGGAGCACCCGGCGACGAGGGCCAACGTCGCGACGCTGCGCGAGCGGGGCGCGGTCGTCATCGACCCCGCCGTCGGCCGGCTCACCGGGCCCGACTCCGGCGCCGGCCGGCTGCCCGAGCCCGCCGAGATCGCCGCCGTCGCCCGCGCCGTGCTCGCCCTCGGGCCGCGGGCCGCGAGCCCCGACCTGGGCGGCCGTCACGTCGTCGTGAGCGCCGGCGGCACCCGGGAGCACCTCGACCCGGTGCGCTTCCTCGGGAACTCCTCCAGCGGCCGACAGGGCTACGCGCTGGCTCGCGCCGCCGTCGCCCGCGGCGCCAGGGTGACGCTCGTCGCGGCGAACGTCGCGCTGCCCGACCCGGCCGGCGCGGGCGTCGTGCGGGTCGTCTCGGCGCTCGACCTGCGGGACGCCGTACACGCGGCGGCGGCCGACGCCGACGTGGTCGTCATGACGGCGGCCGTCGCCGACTTCCGCCCGGCCAAGCGGGTCGACCACAAGATCAAGAAAGAGGCCGGCGTCCCGGCTCCGGTGGAGCTGGAGGCGAACCCGGACGTGCTCGCCGAGCTGGTCGCCACCCGGGCCACCCGCCCGTCCGGGCAGCTGCTCGTGGGCTTCGCCGCGGAGACCGGCGGGCCGGACGGCGACGTGCTCACCCTGGGCCGGGCGAAGCTGGCCCGCAAGCCCGCGGACCTGCTGGTCGTCAACGAGGTCGGCGCCGGTCTCGGCTTCGAGGTCGACCACAACGCCGCGGTGGTCCTGGGATCCGACGGCTCGACGACCACGATCGAGCGCACCACCAAGGACCTGCTGGCCCATCGCGTCCTGGACCTCGTGGCCGCCCGGCTGCGGCGAGATATTTCACGAGTGTGA
- the mihF gene encoding integration host factor, actinobacterial type has protein sequence MPLPPLTPEQRAAALEKAALARKQRADLKERLKKAETTLAAVLTQAEEDEVVGKMKVSAVLEALPGVGRVRAQRIRERLGISPTRRLRGLGAKQRAALLEEFGAAS, from the coding sequence GTGCCCCTGCCGCCCCTGACGCCCGAGCAGCGGGCAGCCGCTCTCGAGAAGGCCGCGCTTGCTCGTAAGCAGCGCGCGGATCTCAAGGAGCGACTCAAGAAGGCGGAGACGACCCTGGCCGCGGTCCTGACCCAGGCCGAAGAGGACGAGGTCGTCGGCAAGATGAAGGTTTCGGCGGTGCTTGAGGCGCTGCCGGGTGTGGGCCGCGTGCGGGCCCAGCGCATCCGGGAGCGGCTCGGTATCAGCCCCACCCGCCGGCTGCGTGGCCTCGGTGCCAAGCAGCGTGCCGCGCTCCTGGAGGAGTTCGGCGCGGCATCCTGA